A genomic window from Pecten maximus chromosome 4, xPecMax1.1, whole genome shotgun sequence includes:
- the LOC117325196 gene encoding tRNA selenocysteine 1-associated protein 1-like isoform X46, producing MSGASLSLWMGDLEPYMDDYFITSAFEQMGATIKSMKLIKNKVTGLPAGYCFIDFHDAEKAHDAMLKLNGKIIPNSNPPKRFKLNTSSHGKEHLAVPEFSLFIGDLSMDVDDYVLYYAFAKKYRSCRSAKVVLENSGRSKGYGFVRFSEETDQQRALIEMQHMTGIGSKPIRVSLATPKRPMPQDMSGGVHYSNYYGHNYPYSATYYNYYNSHTYYNNQDYTTRQVCIPGLQHARYVYTSPTLQQPGLQHTRYVYQDYTTHQVCIHKSYTTTTRNIQHTRYVYQDYTTHQVCIPGLYNTPGMYTRTIQHARYVYTSPTLQQLGLQHARYVYQDYTTRQVCIPGLYNTPGMYTRTIQHARYVYQDYTPRQVCIPGLYNTPGMYTQVLHYNNQDYNTPGMYTRTIQHTRYVYQTTTRQVCIPGLYNTPGMYTRLQHARYVYQDYTTRQSGHHEHNTEEDVDALEEPELEVDIFRYNKDYMEQSEEIFEAIELSRWTPLDSIASKVTNHMI from the exons ATGTCAGGGGCATCTTTATCTCTGTGGATGGGAGAT TTGGAGCCATATATGGATGACTATTTCATAACTTCTGCATTTGAACAGATGGGAGCAACAATCAAGTCaatgaaattgattaaaaataagGTCACAGG TCTCCCAGCTGGCTACTGTTTCATTGACTTCCATGATGCAGAGAAGGCTCATGATGCAATGCTGAAGCTGAATGGAAAAATAATTCCCAACAGTAATCCT CCCAAGAGGTTCAAGCTGAACACATCTAGTCATGGGAAGGAACACTTAGCAGT ACCAGAATTTTCTCTTTTCATTGGTGACCTCTCCATGGATGTTGATGACTATGTGTTATATTATGCTTTTGCGAAGAAATACAGATCTTGTAGATCTGCAAAAG TTGTACTAGAAAACAGTGGACGCAGTAAAGGTTATGGATTTGTTCGCTTCTCAGAAGAAACAGACCAGCAGAGAGCTCTGATAGAAATGCAGCATATGACTGGCATTGGGTCAAAGCCTATCCGTGTGAGCCTGGCAACACCAAAACG GCCGATGCCTCAAGATATGTCAGGAGGTGTCCATTATAGTAACTACTATGGCCACAACTATCCCTACAGTGCTACgtactacaactactacaactcACATACTTACTACAACAACCAGGACTATACAACACGCCAGGTATGTATACCAGGACTACAACACGCCAg gtatgtatacacAAGTCCTACACTACAACAACCAGGTCTACAACacaccag gtatgtataccagGACTATACAACacaccaggtatgtatacacAAGTCCTACACTACAACAACCAGGAATATACAACACaccaggtatgtataccagGACTATACAACACaccaggtatgtataccagGACTATACAACacaccag GTATGTATACCAGGACTATACAACACGCCAGGTATGTATACACAAGTCCTACACTACAACAACTAGGTCTACAACACGCCAGGTATGTATACCAGGACTATACAACACGCCAGGTATGTATACCAGGACTATACAACACaccaggtatgtataccagGACTATACAACACGCCAGGTATGTATACCAGGACTATACACCACGCCAGGTATGTATACCAGGACTATACAACACACCAGGTATGTACACACAAGTCCTACACTACAACAACCAGGACTACAACACaccag GTATGTATACCAGGACTATACAACACaccaggtatgtataccagACTACAACACGCCAGGTATGTATACCAGGACTATACAACACaccaggtatgtataccagACTACAACACGCCAGGTATGTATACCAGGACTATACAACACGCCAG AGTGGACATCATGAACATAACACTGAGGAGGACGTAGATGCTTTAGAAG AACCAGAATTAGAAGTTGACATTTTCAGATACAACAAGGACTACATGGAACAGAGTGAG GAAATCTTTGAGGCAATAGAATTATCTCGATGGACACCATTGGACAGCATTGCATCCAAAGTCACCAATCACATGATCTGA
- the LOC117325196 gene encoding uncharacterized protein LOC117325196 isoform X41: MSGASLSLWMGDLEPYMDDYFITSAFEQMGATIKSMKLIKNKVTGLPAGYCFIDFHDAEKAHDAMLKLNGKIIPNSNPPKRFKLNTSSHGKEHLAVPEFSLFIGDLSMDVDDYVLYYAFAKKYRSCRSAKVVLENSGRSKGYGFVRFSEETDQQRALIEMQHMTGIGSKPIRVSLATPKRPMPQDMSGGVHYSNYYGHNYPYSATYYNYYNSHTYYNNQDYTTRQVCIPGLQHARYVYTSPTLQQPGLYNTPGMYTRTIQHTRYVYQTTTRQVCIPGLYNTPGMYTQVLHYNHQDYTTHQVCIPGLYNTPGMYTRTIQHTRYVYQDYTTRQVCIHKSYTTTTRNIQHTRYVYTSPTLQQPGLQHTRYVYTSPTLQQPGIYNTPGMYTRTIQHTRYVYQDYTTHQVCIHKSYTTTTRNIQHTRYVYQDYTTHQVCIPGLYNTPGMYTRTIQHARYVYQDYTTHQVCIPGLYNTPGMYTRTIHHARYVYQDYTTHQVCTHKSYTTTTRTTTHQVCIPGLQHARYVYTSPTLQQP; this comes from the exons ATGTCAGGGGCATCTTTATCTCTGTGGATGGGAGAT TTGGAGCCATATATGGATGACTATTTCATAACTTCTGCATTTGAACAGATGGGAGCAACAATCAAGTCaatgaaattgattaaaaataagGTCACAGG TCTCCCAGCTGGCTACTGTTTCATTGACTTCCATGATGCAGAGAAGGCTCATGATGCAATGCTGAAGCTGAATGGAAAAATAATTCCCAACAGTAATCCT CCCAAGAGGTTCAAGCTGAACACATCTAGTCATGGGAAGGAACACTTAGCAGT ACCAGAATTTTCTCTTTTCATTGGTGACCTCTCCATGGATGTTGATGACTATGTGTTATATTATGCTTTTGCGAAGAAATACAGATCTTGTAGATCTGCAAAAG TTGTACTAGAAAACAGTGGACGCAGTAAAGGTTATGGATTTGTTCGCTTCTCAGAAGAAACAGACCAGCAGAGAGCTCTGATAGAAATGCAGCATATGACTGGCATTGGGTCAAAGCCTATCCGTGTGAGCCTGGCAACACCAAAACG GCCGATGCCTCAAGATATGTCAGGAGGTGTCCATTATAGTAACTACTATGGCCACAACTATCCCTACAGTGCTACgtactacaactactacaactcACATACTTACTACAACAACCAGGACTATACAACACGCCAG gtatgtataccaGGACTACAACACGCCAGGTATGTATACACAAGTCCTACACTACAACAACCAGGGCTATACAACACaccaggtatgtataccagGACTATACAACACaccaggtatgtataccagACTACAACACGCCAGGTATGTATACCAGGACTATACAACACGCCAGGTATGTATACACAAGTCCTACACTACAACCACCAGGACTATACAACACaccaggtatgtataccagGACTATACAACACaccaggtatgtataccagGACTATACAACACaccaggtatgtataccagGACTATACAACACGCCAGGTATGTATACACAAGTCTTACACTACAACAACCAGGAATATACAACacaccaggtatgtatacacAAGTCCTACACTACAACAACCAGGTCTACAACacaccaggtatgtatacacAAGTCCTACACTACAACAACCAGGAATATACAACACaccaggtatgtataccagGACTATACAGCACaccaggtatgtataccagGACTATACAACacaccaggtatgtatacacAAGTCCTACACTACAACAACCAGGAATATACAACACaccaggtatgtataccagGACTATACAACACaccaggtatgtataccagGACTATACAACacaccag GTATGTATACCAGGACTATACAACACGCCAGGTATGTATACCAGGACTATACAACACaccaggtatgtataccagGACTATACAACACGCCAGGTATGTATACCAGGACTATACACCACGCCAGGTATGTATACCAGGACTATACAACACACCAGGTATGTACACACAAGTCCTACACTACAACAACCAGGACTACAACACaccag gtatgtataccagGACTACAACACGCCAGGTATGTATACACAAGTCCTACACTACAACAACCATGA
- the LOC117325196 gene encoding uncharacterized protein LOC117325196 isoform X2 produces MSGASLSLWMGDLEPYMDDYFITSAFEQMGATIKSMKLIKNKVTGLPAGYCFIDFHDAEKAHDAMLKLNGKIIPNSNPPKRFKLNTSSHGKEHLAVPEFSLFIGDLSMDVDDYVLYYAFAKKYRSCRSAKVVLENSGRSKGYGFVRFSEETDQQRALIEMQHMTGIGSKPIRVSLATPKRPMPQDMSGGVHYSNYYGHNYPYSATYYNYYNSHTYYNNQDYTTRQVCIPGLQHARYVYQDYTTHQVCIPDYNTPGMYTRTIQHARYVYTSPTLQPPGLYNTPGMYTRTIQHTRYVYQDYTTHQVCIPGLYNTPGMYTQVLHYNNQEYTTHQVCIHKSYTTTTRSTTHQVCIHKSYTTTTRNIQHTRYVYQDYTAHQVCIPGLYNTPGMYTQVLHYNNQEYTTHQVCIPGLYNTPGMYTRTIQHTRYVYQDYTTRQVCIHKSYTTTTRSTTRQVCIPGLYNTPGMYTRTIQHTRYVYQDYTTRQVCIPGLYTTPGMYTRTIQHTRYVHTSPTLQQPGLQHTRYVYQTTTRQVCIPDYNTPGMYTRTIQHTRYVYQTTTRQVCIPGLYNTPGMYTRLQHARYVYQDYTTRQSGHHEHNTEEDVDALEEPELEVDIFRYNKDYMEQSEEIFEAIELSRWTPLDSIASKVTNHMI; encoded by the exons ATGTCAGGGGCATCTTTATCTCTGTGGATGGGAGAT TTGGAGCCATATATGGATGACTATTTCATAACTTCTGCATTTGAACAGATGGGAGCAACAATCAAGTCaatgaaattgattaaaaataagGTCACAGG TCTCCCAGCTGGCTACTGTTTCATTGACTTCCATGATGCAGAGAAGGCTCATGATGCAATGCTGAAGCTGAATGGAAAAATAATTCCCAACAGTAATCCT CCCAAGAGGTTCAAGCTGAACACATCTAGTCATGGGAAGGAACACTTAGCAGT ACCAGAATTTTCTCTTTTCATTGGTGACCTCTCCATGGATGTTGATGACTATGTGTTATATTATGCTTTTGCGAAGAAATACAGATCTTGTAGATCTGCAAAAG TTGTACTAGAAAACAGTGGACGCAGTAAAGGTTATGGATTTGTTCGCTTCTCAGAAGAAACAGACCAGCAGAGAGCTCTGATAGAAATGCAGCATATGACTGGCATTGGGTCAAAGCCTATCCGTGTGAGCCTGGCAACACCAAAACG GCCGATGCCTCAAGATATGTCAGGAGGTGTCCATTATAGTAACTACTATGGCCACAACTATCCCTACAGTGCTACgtactacaactactacaactcACATACTTACTACAACAACCAGGACTATACAACACGCCAGGTATGTATACCAGGACTACAACACGCCAg gtatgtataccagGACTATACAACACaccaggtatgtataccagACTACAACACGCCAGGTATGTATACCAGGACTATACAACACGCCAGGTATGTATACACAAGTCCTACACTACAACCACCAGGACTATACAACACaccaggtatgtataccagGACTATACAACACaccaggtatgtataccagGACTATACAACACaccaggtatgtataccagGACTATACAACACGCCAGGTATGTATACACAAGTCTTACACTACAACAACCAGGAATATACAACacaccaggtatgtatacacAAGTCCTACACTACAACAACCAGGTCTACAACacaccaggtatgtatacacAAGTCCTACACTACAACAACCAGGAATATACAACACaccaggtatgtataccagGACTATACAGCACaccaggtatgtataccagGACTATACAACacaccaggtatgtatacacAAGTCCTACACTACAACAACCAGGAATATACAACACaccaggtatgtataccagGACTATACAACACaccaggtatgtataccagGACTATACAACacaccag GTATGTATACCAGGACTATACAACACGCCAGGTATGTATACACAAGTCCTACACTACAACAACTAGGTCTACAACACGCCAGGTATGTATACCAGGACTATACAACACGCCAGGTATGTATACCAGGACTATACAACACaccaggtatgtataccagGACTATACAACACGCCAGGTATGTATACCAGGACTATACACCACGCCAGGTATGTATACCAGGACTATACAACACACCAGGTATGTACACACAAGTCCTACACTACAACAACCAGGACTACAACACaccaggtatgtataccagACTACAACACGCCAGGTATGTATACCAGACTACAACACGCCAGGTATGTATACCAGGACTATACAACACaccaggtatgtataccagACTACAACACGCCAGGTATGTATACCAGGACTATACAACACaccaggtatgtataccagACTACAACACGCCAGGTATGTATACCAGGACTATACAACACGCCAG AGTGGACATCATGAACATAACACTGAGGAGGACGTAGATGCTTTAGAAG AACCAGAATTAGAAGTTGACATTTTCAGATACAACAAGGACTACATGGAACAGAGTGAG GAAATCTTTGAGGCAATAGAATTATCTCGATGGACACCATTGGACAGCATTGCATCCAAAGTCACCAATCACATGATCTGA
- the LOC117325196 gene encoding uncharacterized protein LOC117325196 isoform X3, giving the protein MSGASLSLWMGDLEPYMDDYFITSAFEQMGATIKSMKLIKNKVTGLPAGYCFIDFHDAEKAHDAMLKLNGKIIPNSNPPKRFKLNTSSHGKEHLAVPEFSLFIGDLSMDVDDYVLYYAFAKKYRSCRSAKVVLENSGRSKGYGFVRFSEETDQQRALIEMQHMTGIGSKPIRVSLATPKRPMPQDMSGGVHYSNYYGHNYPYSATYYNYYNSHTYYNNQDYTTRQVCIPGLQHARYVYTSPTLQQPGLYNTPGMYTRTIQHTRYVYQTTTRQVCIPGLYNTPGMYTQVLHYNHQDYTTHQVCIPGLYNTPGMYTRTIQHTRYVYQDYTTRQVCIHKSYTTTTRNIQHTRYVYTSPTLQQPGLQHTRYVYTSPTLQQPGIYNTPGMYTRTIQHTRYVYQDYTTHQVCIHKSYTTTTRNIQHTRYVYQDYTTHQVCIPGLYNTPGMYTRTIQHARYVYTSPTLQQLGLQHARYVYQDYTTRQVCIPGLYNTPGMYTRTIQHARYVYQDYTPRQVCIPGLYNTPGMYTQVLHYNNQDYNTPGMYTRTIQHTRYVYQTTTRQVCIPGLYNTPGMYTRLQHARYVYQDYTTRQSGHHEHNTEEDVDALEEPELEVDIFRYNKDYMEQSEEIFEAIELSRWTPLDSIASKVTNHMI; this is encoded by the exons ATGTCAGGGGCATCTTTATCTCTGTGGATGGGAGAT TTGGAGCCATATATGGATGACTATTTCATAACTTCTGCATTTGAACAGATGGGAGCAACAATCAAGTCaatgaaattgattaaaaataagGTCACAGG TCTCCCAGCTGGCTACTGTTTCATTGACTTCCATGATGCAGAGAAGGCTCATGATGCAATGCTGAAGCTGAATGGAAAAATAATTCCCAACAGTAATCCT CCCAAGAGGTTCAAGCTGAACACATCTAGTCATGGGAAGGAACACTTAGCAGT ACCAGAATTTTCTCTTTTCATTGGTGACCTCTCCATGGATGTTGATGACTATGTGTTATATTATGCTTTTGCGAAGAAATACAGATCTTGTAGATCTGCAAAAG TTGTACTAGAAAACAGTGGACGCAGTAAAGGTTATGGATTTGTTCGCTTCTCAGAAGAAACAGACCAGCAGAGAGCTCTGATAGAAATGCAGCATATGACTGGCATTGGGTCAAAGCCTATCCGTGTGAGCCTGGCAACACCAAAACG GCCGATGCCTCAAGATATGTCAGGAGGTGTCCATTATAGTAACTACTATGGCCACAACTATCCCTACAGTGCTACgtactacaactactacaactcACATACTTACTACAACAACCAGGACTATACAACACGCCAG gtatgtataccaGGACTACAACACGCCAGGTATGTATACACAAGTCCTACACTACAACAACCAGGGCTATACAACACaccaggtatgtataccagGACTATACAACACaccaggtatgtataccagACTACAACACGCCAGGTATGTATACCAGGACTATACAACACGCCAGGTATGTATACACAAGTCCTACACTACAACCACCAGGACTATACAACACaccaggtatgtataccagGACTATACAACACaccaggtatgtataccagGACTATACAACACaccaggtatgtataccagGACTATACAACACGCCAGGTATGTATACACAAGTCTTACACTACAACAACCAGGAATATACAACacaccaggtatgtatacacAAGTCCTACACTACAACAACCAGGTCTACAACacaccaggtatgtatacacAAGTCCTACACTACAACAACCAGGAATATACAACACaccaggtatgtataccagGACTATACAGCACaccaggtatgtataccagGACTATACAACacaccaggtatgtatacacAAGTCCTACACTACAACAACCAGGAATATACAACACaccaggtatgtataccagGACTATACAACACaccaggtatgtataccagGACTATACAACacaccag GTATGTATACCAGGACTATACAACACGCCAGGTATGTATACACAAGTCCTACACTACAACAACTAGGTCTACAACACGCCAGGTATGTATACCAGGACTATACAACACGCCAGGTATGTATACCAGGACTATACAACACaccaggtatgtataccagGACTATACAACACGCCAGGTATGTATACCAGGACTATACACCACGCCAGGTATGTATACCAGGACTATACAACACACCAGGTATGTACACACAAGTCCTACACTACAACAACCAGGACTACAACACaccag GTATGTATACCAGGACTATACAACACaccaggtatgtataccagACTACAACACGCCAGGTATGTATACCAGGACTATACAACACaccaggtatgtataccagACTACAACACGCCAGGTATGTATACCAGGACTATACAACACGCCAG AGTGGACATCATGAACATAACACTGAGGAGGACGTAGATGCTTTAGAAG AACCAGAATTAGAAGTTGACATTTTCAGATACAACAAGGACTACATGGAACAGAGTGAG GAAATCTTTGAGGCAATAGAATTATCTCGATGGACACCATTGGACAGCATTGCATCCAAAGTCACCAATCACATGATCTGA
- the LOC117325196 gene encoding uncharacterized protein LOC117325196 isoform X18, translating to MSGASLSLWMGDLEPYMDDYFITSAFEQMGATIKSMKLIKNKVTGLPAGYCFIDFHDAEKAHDAMLKLNGKIIPNSNPPKRFKLNTSSHGKEHLAVPEFSLFIGDLSMDVDDYVLYYAFAKKYRSCRSAKVVLENSGRSKGYGFVRFSEETDQQRALIEMQHMTGIGSKPIRVSLATPKRPMPQDMSGGVHYSNYYGHNYPYSATYYNYYNSHTYYNNQDYTTRQVCIPGLQHARYVYQDYTTHQVCIPDYNTPGMYTRTIQHARYVYQDYTTHQVCIPGLYNTPGMYTRTIQHARYVYTSLTLQQPGIYNTPGMYTQVLHYNNQVYNTPGMYTQVLHYNNQEYTTHQVCIPGLYSTPGMYTRTIQHTRYVYTSPTLQQPGIYNTPGMYTRTIQHTRYVYQDYTTHQVCIPGLYNTPGMYTRTIQHTRYVYQDYTTRQVCIPGLYTTPGMYTRTIQHTRYVHTSPTLQQPGLQHTRYVYQTTTRQVCIPDYNTPGMYTRTIQHTRYVYQTTTRQVCIPGLYNTPGMYTRLQHARYVYQDYTTRQSGHHEHNTEEDVDALEEPELEVDIFRYNKDYMEQSEEIFEAIELSRWTPLDSIASKVTNHMI from the exons ATGTCAGGGGCATCTTTATCTCTGTGGATGGGAGAT TTGGAGCCATATATGGATGACTATTTCATAACTTCTGCATTTGAACAGATGGGAGCAACAATCAAGTCaatgaaattgattaaaaataagGTCACAGG TCTCCCAGCTGGCTACTGTTTCATTGACTTCCATGATGCAGAGAAGGCTCATGATGCAATGCTGAAGCTGAATGGAAAAATAATTCCCAACAGTAATCCT CCCAAGAGGTTCAAGCTGAACACATCTAGTCATGGGAAGGAACACTTAGCAGT ACCAGAATTTTCTCTTTTCATTGGTGACCTCTCCATGGATGTTGATGACTATGTGTTATATTATGCTTTTGCGAAGAAATACAGATCTTGTAGATCTGCAAAAG TTGTACTAGAAAACAGTGGACGCAGTAAAGGTTATGGATTTGTTCGCTTCTCAGAAGAAACAGACCAGCAGAGAGCTCTGATAGAAATGCAGCATATGACTGGCATTGGGTCAAAGCCTATCCGTGTGAGCCTGGCAACACCAAAACG GCCGATGCCTCAAGATATGTCAGGAGGTGTCCATTATAGTAACTACTATGGCCACAACTATCCCTACAGTGCTACgtactacaactactacaactcACATACTTACTACAACAACCAGGACTATACAACACGCCAGGTATGTATACCAGGACTACAACACGCCAg gtatgtataccagGACTATACAACACaccaggtatgtataccagACTACAACACGCCAGGTATGTATACCAGGACTATACAACACGCCAG gtatgtataccagGACTATACAACACaccaggtatgtataccagGACTATACAACACaccaggtatgtataccagGACTATACAACACGCCAGGTATGTATACACAAGTCTTACACTACAACAACCAGGAATATACAACacaccaggtatgtatacacAAGTCCTACACTACAACAACCAGGTCTACAACacaccaggtatgtatacacAAGTCCTACACTACAACAACCAGGAATATACAACACaccaggtatgtataccagGACTATACAGCACaccaggtatgtataccagGACTATACAACacaccaggtatgtatacacAAGTCCTACACTACAACAACCAGGAATATACAACACaccaggtatgtataccagGACTATACAACACaccaggtatgtataccagGACTATACAACacaccag GTATGTATACCAGGACTATACAACACGCCAGGTATGTATACCAGGACTATACAACACaccaggtatgtataccagGACTATACAACACGCCAGGTATGTATACCAGGACTATACACCACGCCAGGTATGTATACCAGGACTATACAACACACCAGGTATGTACACACAAGTCCTACACTACAACAACCAGGACTACAACACaccaggtatgtataccagACTACAACACGCCAGGTATGTATACCAGACTACAACACGCCAGGTATGTATACCAGGACTATACAACACaccaggtatgtataccagACTACAACACGCCAGGTATGTATACCAGGACTATACAACACaccaggtatgtataccagACTACAACACGCCAGGTATGTATACCAGGACTATACAACACGCCAG AGTGGACATCATGAACATAACACTGAGGAGGACGTAGATGCTTTAGAAG AACCAGAATTAGAAGTTGACATTTTCAGATACAACAAGGACTACATGGAACAGAGTGAG GAAATCTTTGAGGCAATAGAATTATCTCGATGGACACCATTGGACAGCATTGCATCCAAAGTCACCAATCACATGATCTGA
- the LOC117325196 gene encoding uncharacterized protein LOC117325196 isoform X20: MSGASLSLWMGDLEPYMDDYFITSAFEQMGATIKSMKLIKNKVTGLPAGYCFIDFHDAEKAHDAMLKLNGKIIPNSNPPKRFKLNTSSHGKEHLAVPEFSLFIGDLSMDVDDYVLYYAFAKKYRSCRSAKVVLENSGRSKGYGFVRFSEETDQQRALIEMQHMTGIGSKPIRVSLATPKRPMPQDMSGGVHYSNYYGHNYPYSATYYNYYNSHTYYNNQDYTTRQVCIPGLQHARYVYQDYTTRQVCIHKSYTTTTRTIQHTRYVYQDYTTHQVCIPGLYNTPGMYTRTIQHARYVYTSLTLQQPGIYNTPGMYTQVLHYNNQVYNTPGMYTQVLHYNNQEYTTHQVCIPGLYSTPGMYTRTIQHTRYVYTSPTLQQPGIYNTPGMYTRTIQHTRYVYQDYTTHQVCIPGLYNTPGMYTRTIQHTRYVYQDYTTRQVCIPGLYTTPGMYTRTIQHTRYVHTSPTLQQPGLQHTRYVYQTTTRQVCIPDYNTPGMYTRTIQHTRYVYQTTTRQVCIPGLYNTPGMYTRLQHARYVYQDYTTRQSGHHEHNTEEDVDALEEPELEVDIFRYNKDYMEQSEEIFEAIELSRWTPLDSIASKVTNHMI; the protein is encoded by the exons ATGTCAGGGGCATCTTTATCTCTGTGGATGGGAGAT TTGGAGCCATATATGGATGACTATTTCATAACTTCTGCATTTGAACAGATGGGAGCAACAATCAAGTCaatgaaattgattaaaaataagGTCACAGG TCTCCCAGCTGGCTACTGTTTCATTGACTTCCATGATGCAGAGAAGGCTCATGATGCAATGCTGAAGCTGAATGGAAAAATAATTCCCAACAGTAATCCT CCCAAGAGGTTCAAGCTGAACACATCTAGTCATGGGAAGGAACACTTAGCAGT ACCAGAATTTTCTCTTTTCATTGGTGACCTCTCCATGGATGTTGATGACTATGTGTTATATTATGCTTTTGCGAAGAAATACAGATCTTGTAGATCTGCAAAAG TTGTACTAGAAAACAGTGGACGCAGTAAAGGTTATGGATTTGTTCGCTTCTCAGAAGAAACAGACCAGCAGAGAGCTCTGATAGAAATGCAGCATATGACTGGCATTGGGTCAAAGCCTATCCGTGTGAGCCTGGCAACACCAAAACG GCCGATGCCTCAAGATATGTCAGGAGGTGTCCATTATAGTAACTACTATGGCCACAACTATCCCTACAGTGCTACgtactacaactactacaactcACATACTTACTACAACAACCAGGACTATACAACACGCCAGGTATGTATACCAGGACTACAACACGCCAg GTATGTATACCAGGACTATACAACACGCCAGGTATGTATACACAAGTCCTACACTACAACCACCAGGACTATACAACACaccaggtatgtataccagGACTATACAACACaccaggtatgtataccagGACTATACAACACaccaggtatgtataccagGACTATACAACACGCCAGGTATGTATACACAAGTCTTACACTACAACAACCAGGAATATACAACacaccaggtatgtatacacAAGTCCTACACTACAACAACCAGGTCTACAACacaccaggtatgtatacacAAGTCCTACACTACAACAACCAGGAATATACAACACaccaggtatgtataccagGACTATACAGCACaccaggtatgtataccagGACTATACAACacaccaggtatgtatacacAAGTCCTACACTACAACAACCAGGAATATACAACACaccaggtatgtataccagGACTATACAACACaccaggtatgtataccagGACTATACAACacaccag GTATGTATACCAGGACTATACAACACGCCAGGTATGTATACCAGGACTATACAACACaccaggtatgtataccagGACTATACAACACGCCAGGTATGTATACCAGGACTATACACCACGCCAGGTATGTATACCAGGACTATACAACACACCAGGTATGTACACACAAGTCCTACACTACAACAACCAGGACTACAACACaccaggtatgtataccagACTACAACACGCCAGGTATGTATACCAGACTACAACACGCCAGGTATGTATACCAGGACTATACAACACaccaggtatgtataccagACTACAACACGCCAGGTATGTATACCAGGACTATACAACACaccaggtatgtataccagACTACAACACGCCAGGTATGTATACCAGGACTATACAACACGCCAG AGTGGACATCATGAACATAACACTGAGGAGGACGTAGATGCTTTAGAAG AACCAGAATTAGAAGTTGACATTTTCAGATACAACAAGGACTACATGGAACAGAGTGAG GAAATCTTTGAGGCAATAGAATTATCTCGATGGACACCATTGGACAGCATTGCATCCAAAGTCACCAATCACATGATCTGA